The following proteins come from a genomic window of Methanosarcina sp. MTP4:
- the mtbC gene encoding dimethylamine corrinoid protein MtbC → MTSEELLQELSDAIISCKKDAVLAAVEKAKSEIPASEIIEKGLAAGMNEVGVLFERGKLFLPHVMMAADAMTAGVSLLEAGMPAGDQGKKLGVIVNGTVEGDVHDIGKSIVSTMLQSAGFEVHDIGRDVPIRNFVEKAKETGADMIGLSALMTTTLPGQKEVIELLKEGGLREKVKVMIGGAPATQAWAEKIGADCYAENASEAVTRAKELLL, encoded by the coding sequence ATGACCAGCGAAGAATTACTGCAAGAACTTTCGGATGCGATCATCTCCTGCAAAAAGGACGCAGTCCTTGCCGCCGTGGAGAAAGCGAAGTCTGAGATTCCTGCATCGGAAATCATTGAAAAGGGGCTTGCTGCCGGCATGAACGAGGTCGGAGTCCTCTTTGAAAGGGGGAAACTCTTCTTACCCCATGTGATGATGGCAGCTGATGCCATGACTGCCGGAGTTAGTCTCCTGGAAGCCGGCATGCCTGCCGGGGACCAGGGAAAGAAACTCGGAGTCATTGTCAACGGGACCGTGGAAGGAGATGTCCACGACATCGGAAAGTCCATTGTTTCCACAATGCTCCAGTCTGCGGGTTTTGAGGTACACGACATCGGAAGGGACGTCCCGATCCGGAACTTTGTGGAAAAGGCAAAGGAAACAGGGGCTGACATGATCGGGCTTTCCGCGCTTATGACAACCACTCTTCCGGGGCAGAAGGAAGTCATCGAGCTCCTGAAAGAGGGAGGGCTCCGTGAGAAGGTGAAAGTCATGATAGGAGGAGCTCCCGCAACTCAGGCCTGGGCTGAAAAAATCGGAGCGGACTGCTACGCGGAAAACGCCAGCGAAGCCGTTACAAGGGCAAAAGAGTTGCTTCTGTAA
- a CDS encoding metallophosphoesterase, translating into MTGNEHGEYDVCYVCISDMHLGEEDSLLTNIEGGNLDTSKPSEVMVKLVECLKEIIGENKIKEKKPTLILNGDILELALTKTNIAAMTFDRFLELILKKDEPLFDRVVYIPGNHDHHIWELARESQYTDYICRHPNEDLPFPWHKTPLCLPPLPDNYSSNGWGYIRPGETGDVTSDVEDKRIGSEFLDRLIERHSFSKYEGIELDDRIRIEIAYPNLGLFSEDNKKCVLIHHGHFVEVIYRLMSILKAAALGIDRDMPLDVQMLESENFAWIEFFWSTMGRSGDAGEISETCYEHLGNKEHMEKLTSEIANNLSNKYGVISPLAKKIEAAVIKDILNLIHRCLVSDWVKCQEKGSKGENTVRGILLYLNTVWNQILEEQKGNAPSELTFIFGHTHKPFDMCIPLTGILIEGLTTDLNIYNTGGWVVDEAVCNKNKGASIVLLDKELNHVEVHMYKETSCPEMSCVKVTSRKTDGNPFYDTIKSNIENWEKENKENENKEEENKENPWNEFSNIINYEIELRRECIKCRLQGL; encoded by the coding sequence ATTACGGGAAACGAGCATGGGGAATACGACGTCTGTTACGTATGCATCTCCGATATGCACCTCGGAGAAGAAGACAGCCTTCTGACCAACATAGAAGGGGGAAACCTTGATACCAGCAAGCCGAGCGAAGTTATGGTCAAACTGGTGGAGTGCCTGAAGGAAATCATTGGCGAGAATAAAATTAAAGAAAAAAAACCAACCCTGATTTTAAACGGTGACATCTTGGAACTGGCCCTGACAAAGACCAATATCGCAGCAATGACTTTTGACCGCTTTCTTGAACTTATCTTAAAAAAAGATGAACCATTATTCGACAGGGTAGTCTACATACCCGGAAATCACGACCACCACATCTGGGAACTGGCAAGAGAGAGCCAGTACACTGACTACATTTGTAGGCACCCAAACGAAGACCTGCCTTTTCCCTGGCACAAAACCCCCCTTTGCCTGCCTCCCCTTCCCGATAATTATTCCAGCAATGGTTGGGGCTACATCAGGCCTGGTGAAACCGGGGACGTAACCTCGGACGTGGAAGATAAAAGAATTGGTTCCGAATTCCTTGACCGGCTGATAGAACGCCATTCTTTCTCCAAGTACGAAGGAATAGAGCTGGATGACAGAATTCGGATAGAGATTGCTTACCCCAATCTGGGCCTATTTTCGGAGGACAACAAAAAATGCGTACTGATCCACCACGGGCATTTTGTGGAAGTTATATATCGACTGATGAGCATTTTAAAAGCAGCTGCCCTTGGGATTGACCGAGATATGCCTCTTGACGTCCAGATGCTTGAATCGGAAAACTTCGCCTGGATTGAATTTTTCTGGTCCACCATGGGAAGGTCCGGAGATGCTGGAGAGATTTCCGAAACCTGTTACGAACACCTGGGCAACAAAGAGCACATGGAAAAATTAACATCCGAAATTGCCAACAACTTATCAAATAAATACGGGGTGATTTCTCCCCTCGCCAAAAAAATTGAAGCTGCAGTAATCAAAGATATCTTAAATCTGATCCACAGATGCCTGGTCTCAGACTGGGTAAAATGCCAGGAAAAAGGTTCCAAGGGAGAAAATACTGTTAGGGGAATACTTCTGTACCTGAATACCGTATGGAACCAGATCCTTGAAGAGCAAAAAGGAAATGCACCTTCCGAATTGACTTTCATTTTCGGGCATACGCATAAACCCTTTGACATGTGCATCCCTCTTACCGGAATACTGATAGAAGGCCTGACCACTGACCTGAACATCTACAACACCGGGGGCTGGGTGGTCGACGAAGCCGTGTGCAACAAAAACAAAGGCGCATCAATAGTTTTGCTGGACAAAGAACTGAATCATGTCGAGGTTCATATGTATAAAGAAACCAGCTGTCCAGAGATGAGTTGTGTAAAAGTCACAAGTAGAAAAACAGACGGAAATCCCTTCTACGATACAATCAAATCAAATATAGAAAATTGGGAGAAAGAAAATAAGGAGAACGAAAATAAGGAGGAAGAAAATAAGGAAAATCCATGGAATGAGTTCTCAAATATAATAAATTACGAGATAGAACTAAGGAGAGAATGTATTAAATGCAGACTTCAAGGTCTTTGA
- a CDS encoding APC family permease translates to MDEDTNPPYSQVDWQHGSECSRASCDPKELERSIDWKQGLAIALGVPLLILPSIGYFTSYVWAFSIVVWVLTIFLGFFQNFAFGELATVFPKASGLPGYTQTVFGSVSNKSNNGKFKLGKFIGGFSAWSYWFGWSPVLAIYAILIGSYMHGLVPAFGAIPETLLSLLVGAVIFGGLAILNSKGLKNGATVGYILAVVSLVPLLVITIAPFLTGDFQMANITGSWFPTDWVWDMKHILILFGIFAMAEWSACAWETAAIYGPEYKNPNTDTPKALLVCGAICLVLYVLVQTSVIGTLGVEGVLSEPVSPMLPIANMTLGSLGASITIVMLIGAMLLIIQTAFLSSARSIYSMSVEGNLPKFLSKLNSHGHPMNAMLADALFNMFLILLGTPTAILAASAIGYICANGISLYTYVKVRKDPELSKLERPFKAPRGWKNVALATAFLNIPFFLIGIIYLNSLELGWNTTFVGFSVLCLFIPLWIYSQKEKREDMLEGEIKEKEAIPVDITA, encoded by the coding sequence ATGGACGAAGATACCAATCCCCCCTACTCACAGGTAGACTGGCAGCACGGGTCGGAATGCAGCCGGGCGAGCTGCGACCCAAAAGAGCTTGAACGGAGCATTGACTGGAAACAGGGACTTGCAATTGCACTCGGTGTGCCGCTGTTGATCCTGCCTTCCATTGGCTATTTTACAAGTTATGTCTGGGCGTTTTCAATAGTTGTCTGGGTGCTGACCATTTTCCTGGGCTTTTTCCAGAACTTTGCATTCGGGGAGCTTGCAACCGTCTTTCCGAAGGCATCAGGGCTTCCTGGCTATACCCAGACGGTTTTTGGCTCAGTCTCCAACAAGAGCAATAACGGGAAATTCAAGTTAGGAAAGTTCATAGGCGGTTTCAGCGCCTGGAGTTACTGGTTCGGCTGGAGCCCGGTGCTCGCGATCTATGCGATTCTAATCGGAAGCTACATGCACGGCCTGGTCCCTGCCTTCGGGGCTATCCCTGAGACCCTGCTCTCCTTACTGGTAGGAGCCGTGATCTTCGGGGGCCTTGCCATTCTTAACTCTAAAGGGCTCAAGAACGGCGCAACGGTCGGATACATCCTGGCCGTGGTCTCCCTGGTCCCCCTCCTAGTAATTACAATCGCCCCCTTCCTTACCGGCGATTTCCAGATGGCAAACATTACCGGTTCCTGGTTCCCAACCGACTGGGTCTGGGATATGAAGCACATCCTTATCCTCTTCGGGATTTTCGCAATGGCTGAATGGAGCGCCTGTGCCTGGGAAACCGCAGCCATCTATGGGCCCGAGTACAAGAACCCAAACACCGACACCCCGAAAGCCCTCCTGGTATGCGGAGCAATCTGTCTTGTGCTCTACGTGCTTGTCCAGACCTCGGTTATCGGGACCCTGGGAGTCGAAGGCGTACTTTCCGAACCCGTATCCCCGATGCTCCCAATCGCCAACATGACCCTGGGAAGCCTTGGAGCTTCGATTACAATCGTAATGTTGATAGGGGCCATGCTCCTGATCATCCAGACCGCCTTCCTCTCCTCAGCCAGGTCAATCTATTCGATGTCCGTCGAAGGCAATCTCCCGAAGTTCCTCAGCAAGCTAAACTCCCACGGGCACCCAATGAACGCAATGCTTGCAGATGCCCTTTTCAACATGTTCCTTATCCTGCTCGGGACCCCGACGGCAATCCTTGCAGCCTCAGCCATCGGGTACATCTGTGCAAACGGGATCAGCCTCTACACCTACGTAAAAGTGAGAAAAGACCCCGAACTCTCAAAGCTCGAAAGGCCCTTCAAAGCCCCCCGCGGTTGGAAAAATGTGGCTCTTGCAACCGCCTTCCTGAACATCCCCTTCTTCCTTATCGGGATTATCTACCTCAACAGCCTCGAACTTGGCTGGAACACGACCTTTGTCGGCTTTTCCGTGCTCTGCCTCTTCATACCGCTCTGGATCTATTCCCAGAAGGAGAAGAGAGAAGATATGCTAGAAGGCGAAATTAAAGAAAAAGAAGCCATACCTGTCGATATAACTGCCTGA